From Streptomyces sp. NBC_00237, a single genomic window includes:
- a CDS encoding Lrp/AsnC family transcriptional regulator has translation MEELDRQIVDLLVKDGRMSYTDLGKATGLSTSAVHQRVRRLEQRGVIRGYAAVVDPEAVGLPLTAFISVAPFDPSAPDDIAERLAGVDEIEACHSVAGDENYILKVRVATPLELEHLLSRIRTLAGVSTRTTVVLSTPYEARPPRV, from the coding sequence ATGGAGGAGTTGGATCGTCAGATCGTGGACCTGCTCGTCAAGGACGGGCGGATGAGCTACACCGACCTGGGCAAGGCCACCGGCCTGTCCACCTCGGCCGTGCACCAGCGCGTCCGCAGACTGGAGCAGCGCGGGGTGATCCGCGGGTACGCCGCGGTCGTGGACCCCGAGGCGGTCGGGCTGCCGCTCACCGCGTTCATCTCGGTGGCGCCCTTCGACCCCAGCGCCCCCGACGACATCGCGGAACGGCTCGCGGGCGTCGACGAGATCGAGGCGTGCCACAGCGTCGCGGGCGACGAGAACTACATCCTCAAGGTGCGCGTCGCCACCCCGCTGGAGCTGGAGCACCTGCTCTCCCGCATCCGTACCCTGGCCGGTGTCTCCACCCGTACGACCGTCGTCCTCTCCACCCCGTACGAAGCCCGCCCGCCCCGCGTCTGA
- a CDS encoding amidohydrolase, translating into MTERTAPSPPAGPAAPSDRTVLLRGGEVHSPADPFATAMVVERGHVAWVGSEGAADAFASGVDEVLDLEGALVTPAFTDAHVHTTSTGLALTGLDLSAARTLDEALALVRSYAAGRPVGEVLLGGGWDASRWPEQRHPSRAELDAATGGRPLYLPRIDVHSAVVSTALLDLVPTITGLTGYHPDEPLTAAAHHAVRAAAHGAISPAQRADAQRAALAHAASLGIGTVHECAGPEISSEDDLIGLLKLAADVPGPRVFGYWAEQVAHAKDAQRVRELGAVGAAGDLFVDGSLGSHTACLHQPYADAPHTGTAHHDAAAIAAHVAACTEEGLQAGFHAIGDAALSAVVAGVRAAAEKVGLARVRAARHRVEHAEMMTPQTIAAFAELGLTASVQPAFDAAWGGDSGMYAQRLGVERARTLNPYAALLRAGVPLAFGSDSPVTPLDPWGTVRAAAFHRTPEHRVSVRAGFTAHTRGGWRAVGRDDAGVLVPGAPADYAIWQTGELVVQAPDDRVARWSTDPRSGTPGLPDLTPGAPLPVCLRTVVAGHTVFVRPNA; encoded by the coding sequence ATGACCGAGCGCACCGCCCCCTCCCCTCCGGCCGGCCCCGCCGCCCCCTCCGACCGCACCGTGCTGCTGCGCGGCGGCGAGGTCCACAGTCCCGCCGACCCCTTCGCCACCGCGATGGTCGTCGAGCGCGGACACGTCGCCTGGGTGGGCTCCGAGGGGGCCGCCGACGCCTTCGCGAGCGGCGTCGACGAGGTGCTCGACCTAGAAGGCGCGCTCGTCACCCCGGCGTTCACGGACGCACACGTGCACACGACGTCGACCGGCCTCGCCCTCACCGGCCTGGACCTGTCCGCCGCCCGCACTCTCGACGAGGCGCTCGCTCTCGTACGTTCGTACGCCGCCGGGCGGCCGGTCGGCGAGGTCCTCCTCGGCGGCGGCTGGGACGCCTCCCGGTGGCCCGAGCAGCGCCACCCCTCGCGCGCCGAACTCGACGCCGCGACCGGCGGGCGACCGCTCTACCTGCCCCGTATCGACGTCCACTCGGCAGTCGTCAGCACCGCCCTGCTGGACCTCGTCCCCACCATCACCGGCCTGACCGGCTACCACCCCGACGAGCCGCTCACCGCAGCCGCCCACCACGCGGTGCGGGCCGCCGCGCACGGGGCGATCAGCCCGGCCCAGCGCGCCGACGCCCAGCGCGCCGCCCTCGCACACGCGGCCTCGCTCGGCATCGGCACCGTCCACGAGTGCGCGGGACCCGAGATCTCCTCCGAGGACGACCTCATCGGCCTGCTGAAGCTGGCCGCCGACGTACCGGGACCGCGCGTCTTCGGGTACTGGGCCGAACAGGTCGCGCATGCGAAGGACGCCCAGCGCGTCCGCGAACTCGGCGCCGTCGGCGCGGCCGGGGACCTCTTCGTCGACGGCTCCCTCGGCTCGCACACCGCGTGCCTGCACCAGCCGTACGCCGACGCCCCGCACACCGGCACCGCCCACCACGACGCCGCCGCCATCGCCGCCCACGTCGCGGCCTGCACCGAAGAGGGCCTCCAGGCGGGCTTCCACGCCATCGGGGACGCCGCGCTGAGCGCCGTCGTCGCCGGGGTGCGCGCCGCCGCCGAGAAGGTCGGCCTGGCCCGGGTGCGGGCGGCCCGCCACCGGGTCGAGCACGCCGAGATGATGACCCCGCAGACGATCGCGGCCTTTGCCGAACTCGGCCTCACCGCCTCGGTCCAGCCCGCCTTCGACGCCGCCTGGGGCGGCGACAGCGGGATGTACGCGCAGCGCCTGGGCGTCGAGCGGGCCCGCACCCTCAATCCGTACGCGGCCCTGCTCAGGGCCGGTGTGCCGCTGGCCTTCGGCTCCGACAGCCCGGTCACCCCCCTCGACCCGTGGGGCACCGTCCGGGCCGCGGCCTTCCACCGCACCCCCGAGCACCGGGTGTCCGTCCGTGCCGGGTTCACCGCCCACACGCGCGGCGGCTGGCGCGCCGTCGGCCGCGACGACGCGGGCGTCCTGGTCCCGGGCGCACCCGCCGACTACGCGATCTGGCAGACCGGTGAACTGGTGGTGCAGGCCCCCGACGACCGGGTCGCCCGCTGGTCCACCGACCCCCGCTCCGGCACGCCCGGACTGCCGGACCTCACGCCCGGCGCACCGCTCCCGGTCTGCCTGCGTACGGTCGTCGCCGGGCACACCGTGTTCGTACGGCCGAACGCATGA
- a CDS encoding polyprenol monophosphomannose synthase, producing the protein MNDGGQKRYGPLGSALVIIPTYNEAENIKPIVARVRESVPEAHVLVADDNSPDGTGKIADEIAAVDDQVHVMHRKGKEGLGAAYMAGFRWGIDNGYGVLVEMDADGSHQPEELPRLLTALKGADLVLGSRWVPGGRIVNWPKSREFISRGGSLYSRMLLGVPLRDVTGGYRAFRAETLEGLGLDEVASQGYCFQVDLARRAVESGFHVVEVPITFVEREIGESKMSNDILVEALWRVTAWGVGTRANKLLGRKPL; encoded by the coding sequence GTGAACGACGGCGGTCAGAAGCGTTACGGCCCGCTCGGCAGTGCTTTGGTGATCATCCCGACCTACAACGAGGCCGAGAACATCAAGCCGATCGTCGCGCGGGTCCGGGAGTCGGTTCCCGAAGCGCACGTCCTGGTCGCCGACGACAACAGCCCCGACGGCACCGGAAAGATCGCCGACGAGATCGCGGCCGTCGATGATCAGGTGCACGTCATGCACCGCAAGGGCAAGGAGGGCCTCGGCGCGGCCTACATGGCCGGTTTCCGCTGGGGCATCGACAACGGCTACGGCGTCCTCGTCGAGATGGACGCCGACGGCTCGCACCAGCCCGAGGAACTGCCCCGGCTGCTGACCGCCCTCAAGGGCGCCGACCTGGTGCTCGGCTCGCGCTGGGTGCCGGGCGGGCGGATCGTCAACTGGCCCAAGTCCCGCGAGTTCATCTCCCGGGGCGGCAGCCTCTACTCGCGGATGCTGCTGGGCGTGCCGCTGCGCGACGTCACCGGCGGCTACCGCGCCTTCCGCGCGGAGACCCTGGAGGGCCTGGGCCTCGACGAGGTCGCCTCGCAGGGCTACTGCTTCCAGGTCGACCTGGCGCGCCGCGCCGTCGAGTCCGGCTTCCACGTGGTCGAGGTGCCGATCACCTTCGTGGAGCGGGAGATCGGCGAGTCGAAGATGAGCAACGACATCCTCGTCGAGGCGCTGTGGCGGGTCACCGCCTGGGGCGTCGGCACGCGCGCCAACAAGCTGCTCGGCCGCAAGCCGCTGTGA